A region from the Polaribacter sp. Hel1_33_78 genome encodes:
- a CDS encoding DUF4199 domain-containing protein: MENQVSSKSIILNNGLYLGIISVISHLALYATGSLLELNWINSIVGAVAMIVLIVMGINAYKQNSNGFISWGQGVKIGMGITMISALITVVYILLFMNFIEPDFQQQALEFQRQAWVDAGLSEEQIDASMAMTEKFQTPAISSAIMLAASAFIGFIFSAIISAIMKKSEEETY; the protein is encoded by the coding sequence ATGGAAAATCAAGTAAGCAGTAAAAGTATCATTTTGAATAACGGTCTTTATCTAGGTATAATAAGTGTTATTTCTCACCTAGCCTTATATGCAACAGGAAGTTTATTAGAATTAAATTGGATTAACAGTATCGTTGGTGCAGTCGCTATGATTGTTCTAATTGTAATGGGAATTAATGCTTATAAACAAAATAGTAACGGTTTTATTTCATGGGGTCAGGGTGTTAAAATTGGTATGGGAATCACTATGATAAGTGCGCTGATCACTGTTGTATATATTTTGCTTTTTATGAATTTTATAGAACCAGATTTTCAACAACAAGCTTTAGAATTCCAGAGGCAAGCTTGGGTTGACGCAGGCTTATCTGAAGAACAAATTGATGCATCTATGGCAATGACAGAAAAATTTCAAACACCTGCAATTTCTTCTGCAATCATGCTAGCCGCTTCTGCTTTTATTGGATTTATTTTTTCTGCAATTATTTCTGCAATTATGAAGAAATCAGAAGAAGAGACTTATTAA
- a CDS encoding phospho-sugar mutase: protein MQDILDKAKQWLNSTFDAETQTEIQELINNNPDDLADRFYKDMEFGTGGMRGVMGAGTNRINKYTLGRATQGLSNYLIENIKKEQLSVVIAYDCRHNSKKFAKIVADVLSANNIKVFLFEDLRATPELSFAVRHLNCDAGIVLTASHNPPEYNGYKVYWADGGQIVPPHDGGIIGKVNSLDFSEINFHANENLIEVIGKEVDAVFIEESVKNGSLSNKIDRKNLKIVFTSLHGTSIVSVPDALAKAGYSDVHIVEEQRVPNGDFPTVKSPNPEEPEALKMATDLANKIGADIVIGTDPDCDRLGVAVRDTDGNIKLMNGNQTMVVMTQFLLKKWKEEGKINGKQFIGSTIVSTELVNDLASSYNVETKVGLTGFKWIAKMVKDFPELDFIGGGEESFGYMVGGFVRDKDAVTATLLACEIAAYAKQNGSSFYEELLNIYVHHKFYKEHLIAITKKGMDGAAEIQQMLSDMRNNPLTEIDGEKVESLSDYQASTRKNLITGDVTNINLPKSNVLIYQTESGTRIAARPSGTEPKIKFYFSVNTELDLAKNADGVEAELDAKIQRIIKEMKLN, encoded by the coding sequence ATGCAAGACATCTTAGACAAAGCAAAACAATGGCTAAACTCTACTTTTGATGCTGAAACCCAAACAGAAATTCAAGAATTAATTAACAATAACCCTGATGATTTAGCAGACAGGTTCTATAAAGATATGGAATTTGGTACTGGCGGAATGCGAGGAGTTATGGGCGCCGGAACCAATAGAATTAATAAGTATACTTTAGGGAGAGCAACCCAAGGTTTGTCTAATTACCTGATAGAAAATATAAAAAAAGAACAACTAAGTGTTGTTATCGCTTACGATTGCAGACATAATAGTAAGAAGTTTGCGAAAATTGTTGCCGATGTTTTATCTGCGAACAACATTAAAGTTTTTCTTTTTGAAGATTTGCGAGCAACTCCTGAATTATCTTTTGCAGTTCGTCATTTAAATTGTGATGCTGGTATCGTTTTAACAGCCTCTCACAACCCGCCAGAATATAATGGCTACAAAGTATATTGGGCAGATGGTGGGCAAATTGTGCCTCCTCATGATGGTGGAATTATTGGTAAAGTAAACTCATTAGATTTTTCTGAAATCAATTTTCATGCCAACGAAAATTTAATTGAAGTTATTGGAAAAGAAGTTGATGCTGTTTTTATTGAAGAATCTGTAAAAAATGGATCTTTGTCTAATAAAATTGATAGAAAAAACTTAAAAATTGTTTTTACTTCTTTACATGGAACTTCCATTGTTTCCGTGCCAGATGCATTAGCAAAAGCTGGTTACTCAGACGTTCATATTGTTGAAGAGCAGAGAGTGCCAAACGGTGATTTCCCAACTGTAAAATCACCAAATCCAGAAGAACCTGAGGCTTTAAAAATGGCGACAGATTTAGCGAATAAAATTGGTGCTGATATTGTTATTGGAACAGACCCAGATTGTGATAGATTAGGTGTTGCTGTGCGAGATACTGATGGAAATATAAAATTAATGAATGGTAACCAGACAATGGTTGTTATGACGCAGTTCTTGTTAAAAAAATGGAAAGAAGAAGGGAAAATTAATGGTAAACAATTTATTGGATCTACGATCGTTTCTACTGAATTGGTAAATGATCTTGCCTCCAGTTATAATGTTGAAACCAAAGTTGGTTTAACAGGTTTTAAATGGATTGCAAAAATGGTTAAAGATTTTCCTGAATTAGATTTTATAGGGGGTGGAGAAGAGAGTTTTGGATATATGGTTGGTGGCTTCGTAAGAGACAAAGATGCCGTTACTGCCACTCTTTTAGCTTGTGAAATAGCTGCGTATGCAAAACAAAATGGAAGTTCTTTTTACGAAGAACTACTTAATATTTATGTACATCATAAATTTTATAAAGAACACTTAATAGCTATCACCAAAAAAGGAATGGATGGTGCTGCAGAAATTCAGCAAATGTTAAGTGATATGCGTAATAATCCATTAACGGAAATTGATGGAGAAAAAGTAGAATCTCTTTCTGATTACCAAGCATCCACGAGAAAAAACTTAATTACTGGTGACGTAACAAACATTAATTTACCAAAATCTAATGTGCTCATTTATCAAACAGAATCAGGAACAAGAATTGCAGCAAGACCAAGTGGTACGGAACCAAAAATAAAGTTCTATTTTAGTGTAAATACTGAATTAGATCTAGCTAAAAATGCTGATGGAGTTGAAGCTGAATTAGATGCAAAGATTCAACGAATTATTAAAGAAATGAAACTGAATTAA
- a CDS encoding SDR family oxidoreductase, protein MSKVILVTGASSGIGNSIASFLQDRGYKVFGTSRNPKNVENFSFEIIALDVLKVETIEKAVAHIIKKEGRLDVLINNAGMGITGPIEDTPTNEIRAVFNTNFFGAIDVMKAVLPQMRKQKYGMILNVTSIAGYMGLPFRGFYSATKGALEIVTEAASMEVKNFGIKVINVAPGDFATNIAAGRYHTPVFEKSAYKQKYQANLDLMDSHVEGGMDPLEMAKTVYKIINTKNPKIHYKVGGFMEKFSIVLKRILSDRMYEKILMNHYKL, encoded by the coding sequence ATGTCTAAAGTTATATTAGTTACAGGTGCTTCATCAGGAATAGGAAATTCGATTGCATCTTTTTTGCAGGATAGAGGTTATAAAGTTTTTGGAACAAGTAGAAATCCTAAAAACGTAGAAAATTTTTCGTTTGAAATCATTGCTTTAGATGTTTTAAAAGTTGAAACGATTGAAAAGGCTGTTGCTCATATTATTAAAAAAGAAGGAAGATTAGATGTTTTAATCAACAATGCAGGAATGGGAATTACAGGTCCAATTGAAGACACTCCTACAAATGAAATTAGAGCAGTTTTTAATACCAATTTTTTTGGTGCTATTGATGTAATGAAAGCTGTTTTACCACAAATGAGAAAGCAGAAATACGGAATGATTTTAAATGTAACTTCAATTGCAGGTTATATGGGTTTGCCTTTTAGAGGTTTCTATTCTGCAACAAAAGGAGCTTTAGAAATTGTTACTGAGGCTGCAAGTATGGAAGTTAAAAACTTTGGAATAAAAGTGATTAATGTTGCTCCCGGAGATTTTGCCACCAATATTGCCGCAGGAAGATATCATACTCCTGTTTTTGAAAAATCTGCATACAAGCAAAAGTATCAAGCTAACTTAGATTTGATGGATTCTCATGTTGAAGGAGGTATGGATCCTCTAGAAATGGCCAAAACTGTTTATAAAATTATAAATACTAAGAACCCCAAAATACATTATAAAGTTGGTGGTTTTATGGAAAAATTTTCGATCGTTTTAAAGCGAATTTTATCAGATAGAATGTATGAAAAAATTTTAATGAATCACTACAAACTATAA
- a CDS encoding glycosyltransferase family 2 protein, with protein MEISLVIPLLNEDESLQELHDWIAKVMQSNRYLYEIIFIDDGSTDNSWEVIEQLSEKNKAVKGIRFQKNYGKSQALDAGFELAKGNVVITMDADLQDNPEEIPELYNLIVDENFDLISGWKKKRYDNVITKNIPSRLFNAAARKTSGLKLHDFNCGLKAYKNEVIKAIKVSGEMHRYIPVLAKNEGFTKIGEKIIQHQARKYGVTKFGMDRFVNGFLDLITISFLSRFGKRPMHFFGLWGTFMFLFGTTSAFYIGIYKLYKVYNGIKTILITNNPWFYIALTSMILGTLLFLAGFIGELIIKAKSTEKHYTIKEKLNF; from the coding sequence ATGGAAATTTCTTTAGTAATTCCGCTTCTAAACGAAGACGAATCTTTACAAGAATTACACGATTGGATTGCAAAGGTTATGCAATCCAATCGTTATTTGTATGAAATTATTTTTATTGATGATGGCAGTACAGATAACTCTTGGGAAGTTATTGAGCAATTATCAGAAAAAAATAAAGCAGTAAAAGGAATTCGTTTTCAAAAAAACTATGGAAAATCGCAAGCTTTAGATGCAGGTTTTGAACTAGCAAAAGGAAACGTTGTAATTACTATGGATGCTGATTTACAAGATAATCCTGAAGAAATTCCTGAATTATACAATTTAATTGTAGATGAAAATTTCGATTTAATTTCTGGCTGGAAAAAGAAACGATATGACAATGTTATTACCAAAAATATTCCTTCAAGATTATTTAATGCCGCAGCTAGAAAAACTTCAGGATTAAAATTACACGATTTTAATTGCGGATTAAAAGCTTACAAAAACGAAGTTATAAAAGCAATTAAAGTTAGTGGAGAAATGCATAGATACATTCCTGTTTTGGCTAAAAATGAAGGTTTTACAAAAATAGGTGAAAAAATTATTCAGCACCAGGCGAGAAAATACGGAGTAACAAAATTTGGTATGGATCGTTTTGTAAATGGTTTTTTAGACCTGATTACCATTTCATTTTTATCCAGATTTGGAAAAAGACCAATGCACTTTTTTGGTCTTTGGGGTACATTCATGTTTCTTTTTGGAACAACATCTGCATTTTATATTGGTATTTACAAGCTGTATAAAGTCTATAATGGTATTAAAACTATTTTAATTACTAACAATCCTTGGTTTTATATTGCACTAACTTCCATGATTTTAGGGACTTTATTATTTTTAGCTGGTTTTATTGGAGAACTCATAATAAAAGCAAAAAGCACTGAAAAACACTATACTATTAAAGAAAAACTCAATTTCTAA
- the fsa gene encoding fructose-6-phosphate aldolase: MKFFIDTANLEQIKEAQALGILDGVTTNPSLMAKEGITGEANIINHYKEICELVEGDVSAEVISTDFDGMVKEGEALAALNPQIVVKLPMIKDGVKACKYFSSKGIKTNVTLVFSAGQALLAAKAGATYVSPFIGRLDDISTDGLNLIAEIRLIYDNYGFETQILAASVRHTMHIIDCAKLGSDVMTGPLSAIEGLLRHPLTDSGLAKFLADYQKGN, translated from the coding sequence ATGAAATTTTTCATAGATACTGCAAATTTAGAGCAAATTAAAGAAGCACAAGCTTTAGGGATTTTAGATGGTGTAACCACAAATCCGTCTTTAATGGCCAAGGAAGGAATTACTGGAGAAGCAAACATTATTAACCATTACAAAGAAATCTGTGAATTGGTAGAGGGTGATGTTTCTGCGGAAGTAATTTCTACAGATTTTGATGGAATGGTAAAAGAAGGAGAGGCTTTAGCTGCATTAAATCCGCAAATTGTTGTGAAATTACCAATGATAAAAGATGGTGTAAAAGCATGTAAATATTTTTCTTCTAAAGGAATTAAAACGAACGTAACTTTAGTTTTTTCTGCTGGGCAAGCTTTATTGGCAGCGAAAGCAGGAGCAACTTATGTTTCTCCATTTATTGGACGTTTAGATGATATTTCTACAGATGGTTTAAACTTAATTGCAGAAATTCGTTTAATTTATGATAATTATGGCTTTGAAACTCAAATTTTGGCAGCTTCTGTGCGTCATACAATGCATATTATTGATTGCGCTAAATTAGGTTCGGATGTAATGACAGGGCCTTTAAGTGCAATTGAAGGGTTGTTAAGACACCCTTTAACAGATAGTGGGTTGGCTAAGTTTTTAGCAGATTATCAAAAAGGAAATTAA
- a CDS encoding glycosyltransferase family 2 protein has translation MSDNFKQNISIIIVNYKSWKPLELCLKSITDISFHNLNIETIVVDNCSNDNYFSVFQLKFPSVSFSLNSGNNGFANACNLGAKKASGEFLLFLNPDTIINKMAIEKMHNYLLENSNIGLVSCLQKNSDGSYEKSFRFFPSFKTIFGIVRAINGKQLRKNIIRKNNILFPDWVSGAVVLISINWFDKIQGWNEDYWMYFEDVDLSKKVADLGGEIALLENVEIIHNHGGSSRINIKTAAITKTEVLISKHVYIYNHFKGFQYFLIQYSVITTVLISKLILGIFGFVFFYKPKLKLESKILVNLIEYYLKSILNRTWLSFRSTNFK, from the coding sequence CTATAAAAGTTGGAAGCCATTAGAGTTATGCCTAAAATCAATTACAGACATTTCTTTTCATAATTTGAATATTGAAACTATTGTTGTAGACAACTGTTCAAACGATAATTATTTTAGTGTTTTTCAATTAAAATTTCCAAGTGTTTCTTTTTCTCTAAATTCTGGTAATAATGGTTTTGCAAATGCTTGTAATTTGGGCGCTAAAAAAGCATCAGGAGAATTTTTGCTTTTTTTAAATCCTGATACGATTATAAACAAAATGGCCATTGAAAAAATGCATAATTATTTATTAGAAAATTCTAATATTGGTTTAGTTTCTTGTTTGCAAAAAAATAGTGATGGTTCTTATGAAAAAAGCTTTCGTTTTTTTCCTTCGTTTAAAACAATATTTGGTATTGTTAGAGCAATAAATGGGAAACAACTTCGTAAAAATATTATCAGAAAAAATAATATATTATTTCCAGATTGGGTTTCTGGAGCAGTTGTTTTAATTTCTATAAATTGGTTTGATAAAATACAGGGATGGAATGAAGATTATTGGATGTATTTTGAAGATGTAGATTTGTCTAAAAAAGTTGCTGATTTAGGAGGAGAGATTGCATTATTAGAAAATGTAGAAATTATACATAATCATGGTGGTTCTTCTAGAATTAATATTAAAACTGCTGCCATTACAAAAACAGAAGTATTAATATCAAAACATGTTTATATTTATAATCATTTTAAAGGATTCCAGTATTTTTTAATTCAATATTCTGTCATAACCACTGTTTTAATAAGTAAACTTATTTTGGGTATTTTTGGATTTGTATTTTTTTATAAACCAAAATTAAAACTAGAATCAAAAATATTAGTAAATTTAATAGAGTATTATTTAAAATCCATACTTAATAGAACTTGGCTAAGTTTTAGGTCAACTAATTTTAAATAA
- a CDS encoding LTA synthase family protein — protein sequence MFQKIPNYIKYIFTNVFSLFVFVVFFRGFFYLFFADLENIPTEEIQKAISLGIRFDLKLAILTFFPLALIVLISNYRFFKNSVYKRIAAIYLVLAYLILTLFYLFDFGYYEYLAIRLDASSLRFLSNFKISSQVLLESYPVYKGVLGLSILSFIIYKYTMFVYDLFSKTSQEIIKKLKALFFILTILLFSFGIYNSITYYPLRWSEAFFSKKNSVNQFALNPVLYFFDSFAFRSEGADIEKFKLYYPVIAKHLNLPLDTINFTKKIIFKEPYKEKPNVVFVMLESTGTATMSYYGNPLNSSPKMDSIIKESLSFSKFYVHKPGTAGSVFASITGLPDIEDVKTASRNPMIIDQRIIFDQYKGYEKLYFLGGSANWANIRGVFQSNIKDLKIYEEGSFEENNRADVWGIDDYDLFKESDKKLKKLHEKGKPFVAYIQTATNHMPFTIPDNKESFRPILENEIKEETLLKGGFRSLGQLNGIRYLDFNVARFLERAKESGYYENSIFVFFGDHRGGMKKLNFLENNEDDLGIQVHHVPFFIHAPKYTKAQEIDKYAKLVDIFPTATSLAKIDYTNYTLGRDLLDSTNINTAALVHSQSKGEKAVGVIKDGYYYEKTNVSKKASLYSLEDDRIKDIKTEKPNLTKQMDSLLSAYYHTTKYLYFNNKKTEK from the coding sequence ATGTTTCAAAAAATTCCAAATTATATAAAATACATCTTTACAAATGTTTTTTCTCTTTTTGTTTTTGTCGTTTTTTTTAGAGGTTTTTTCTATCTATTTTTTGCGGATCTAGAAAATATTCCTACTGAAGAAATACAAAAAGCTATTTCGTTAGGTATACGTTTTGATTTAAAATTAGCTATTCTTACTTTTTTCCCTTTAGCTTTAATCGTTTTAATTTCCAACTATCGTTTTTTTAAAAATAGCGTTTACAAAAGAATAGCAGCTATTTATCTGGTATTAGCCTACTTAATTTTGACGCTATTTTACCTTTTCGATTTTGGGTATTATGAATATTTAGCAATTCGCTTAGATGCTTCTTCTCTTCGTTTTTTAAGTAATTTTAAAATATCTAGTCAGGTATTGCTTGAAAGTTATCCTGTATACAAAGGTGTTTTAGGATTATCCATTTTATCTTTTATCATATATAAATATACCATGTTTGTGTATGATTTATTTTCTAAAACATCTCAAGAAATAATTAAAAAACTAAAAGCATTATTTTTTATTTTAACCATTCTGCTTTTTTCCTTTGGTATTTATAATAGCATAACGTATTATCCCTTGCGCTGGAGTGAAGCTTTTTTCTCTAAAAAAAACAGTGTAAATCAGTTTGCCTTAAACCCTGTTTTATATTTCTTTGATAGCTTTGCTTTTAGGAGTGAAGGTGCAGATATTGAGAAATTTAAGCTGTATTACCCAGTAATTGCAAAACATTTGAATCTACCTTTAGATACTATAAATTTCACTAAAAAAATAATTTTTAAAGAGCCTTACAAAGAAAAACCTAATGTTGTTTTTGTAATGTTAGAATCTACTGGAACTGCAACTATGAGTTACTATGGCAATCCCTTAAATAGTTCACCAAAAATGGATTCTATCATTAAAGAAAGTCTAAGTTTTTCTAAGTTTTATGTTCATAAACCAGGAACAGCAGGTAGCGTTTTTGCAAGTATTACTGGCTTACCGGATATTGAAGATGTAAAAACAGCTTCAAGAAACCCTATGATTATAGACCAACGAATTATTTTTGATCAATACAAAGGTTATGAAAAGTTATATTTTTTGGGAGGCTCTGCAAACTGGGCAAATATTAGAGGCGTTTTTCAGTCAAATATTAAAGACTTAAAAATTTATGAAGAAGGAAGTTTTGAAGAGAACAACAGAGCTGATGTTTGGGGTATTGACGATTACGACTTATTTAAAGAGTCTGATAAAAAGTTAAAAAAATTGCACGAAAAAGGAAAACCTTTTGTTGCTTATATTCAAACAGCAACAAATCATATGCCTTTCACTATACCTGATAATAAAGAAAGTTTTAGACCTATTTTAGAAAATGAAATTAAAGAAGAAACTCTGCTTAAAGGGGGATTTAGATCTTTGGGACAGCTGAATGGAATTCGTTATTTAGACTTTAATGTTGCTCGCTTTTTAGAAAGGGCAAAAGAATCAGGTTATTATGAAAATTCTATTTTTGTCTTTTTTGGTGATCATAGAGGGGGAATGAAAAAGTTGAATTTTTTAGAAAATAATGAAGATGATTTAGGAATCCAAGTACATCATGTTCCGTTTTTTATTCATGCTCCAAAATATACAAAAGCTCAAGAAATAGACAAATACGCAAAATTAGTAGATATTTTTCCTACAGCTACAAGTTTAGCGAAAATAGATTACACAAATTACACTTTAGGAAGAGATTTATTAGATAGTACTAACATAAATACTGCTGCACTTGTTCATAGTCAAAGTAAAGGAGAAAAAGCTGTTGGTGTTATAAAAGATGGTTATTATTATGAAAAAACGAACGTTTCTAAGAAAGCTAGTCTTTACAGTTTAGAAGATGATAGAATTAAAGATATAAAGACTGAAAAACCTAATCTTACAAAGCAAATGGATAGTCTTTTATCTGCTTATTATCATACTACTAAATATTTGTATTTTAATAATAAAAAGACAGAAAAGTAA
- a CDS encoding ABC transporter ATP-binding protein yields MAYFKDILKYEKKYRKYTVLNILFNILYAVFNVLSVLAFIPVLGILFGTDKKITNKPTYEGITKIGDFLKESFYHLISQKIENTGEIDTLIFICLLALSLFFLKNLFRYLASYVITFLRTGIVKDLRDKLYNKIVELPISYFSEKRKGDIIARMTSDVQEVENSILTSVEVIIREPLTVIISITIMLFMSVKLTLFVFVLLPVSGFIISSISKKLKANSVKAQKETGNFLSFIEETLTGLRIIKGFNAERVIESKFNNSTLSFRKLMTSVFHRQTLASPMSEFLGSATIIAILWYGGTEVLSKTSPLQPDEFFGYIVLFYTVLNPIKLITTTFYNIQKGEASAERIMTVLNTENDIKDIPNAIIKEDFIGKIEFKNVSFKYKKQYVLKNFSLTINKGETVALVGQSGSGKSTLANLITRFYDVNKGDVFIDNSNIKDVTKTSLRALMGIVSQDSILFNDTIANNIKLGTPNASYTAIMEAAKIANADEFIQNLPEKYNTNIGDSGNTLSGGQKQRLSIARAVLKNPPIMILDEATSALDTESEQLVQIALEKMMQNRTSLVIAHRLSTIQKADKILVLKKGKIVEQGKHEELLAIQGEYFKLVSMQSLG; encoded by the coding sequence ATGGCTTATTTCAAAGACATTTTAAAGTATGAAAAGAAATATAGAAAATATACTGTTCTAAATATTTTATTTAATATTCTTTATGCTGTTTTTAATGTTTTATCTGTTCTCGCTTTTATTCCTGTCTTAGGAATACTTTTTGGTACAGATAAAAAAATAACCAATAAACCAACCTATGAAGGAATTACAAAAATTGGTGACTTTTTAAAAGAAAGTTTTTATCATTTAATTTCTCAAAAAATTGAAAATACGGGTGAAATTGACACACTTATTTTCATCTGTTTGCTCGCCTTATCACTTTTTTTTCTAAAAAACTTATTTAGATATTTAGCTTCCTATGTAATTACTTTTTTAAGAACAGGAATTGTAAAAGATTTACGAGATAAATTATATAATAAAATTGTAGAACTACCTATCTCCTATTTTTCAGAAAAGAGAAAAGGAGATATCATTGCACGTATGACTTCAGATGTGCAGGAAGTAGAAAACTCTATATTAACATCCGTAGAAGTTATTATCAGAGAGCCTTTAACTGTTATTATATCAATAACAATTATGCTTTTTATGAGTGTAAAACTAACACTTTTTGTTTTTGTTTTACTGCCTGTTTCTGGTTTTATAATTTCATCAATTAGTAAAAAACTAAAAGCAAACTCTGTAAAAGCTCAAAAAGAAACTGGTAATTTTTTATCCTTTATAGAAGAAACATTAACAGGATTAAGGATTATTAAAGGCTTTAATGCAGAGAGAGTCATTGAAAGTAAATTCAATAACTCTACACTAAGTTTTAGGAAATTAATGACCAGCGTTTTTCACCGTCAAACATTAGCTTCACCAATGAGTGAGTTTTTAGGTTCTGCAACTATTATTGCAATTCTTTGGTATGGTGGAACAGAAGTTTTATCTAAAACAAGTCCCTTACAACCAGATGAATTTTTTGGCTACATCGTATTATTTTACACCGTTTTAAATCCTATTAAACTAATAACGACCACATTTTACAATATTCAAAAAGGAGAAGCTTCTGCAGAAAGAATAATGACTGTTTTAAATACTGAAAATGACATTAAAGATATACCCAATGCAATTATAAAAGAGGATTTTATAGGTAAAATTGAGTTTAAAAACGTCTCATTCAAATATAAGAAACAATATGTTTTGAAAAATTTTTCCTTAACTATTAACAAAGGAGAGACTGTTGCTTTAGTTGGTCAATCTGGAAGTGGAAAATCTACTTTAGCAAATTTAATTACTCGTTTTTATGATGTTAATAAAGGAGATGTTTTTATTGATAACAGCAATATTAAAGATGTTACAAAAACATCTTTACGAGCTTTAATGGGAATTGTTTCTCAAGATTCTATTTTATTTAATGATACTATTGCGAATAATATTAAGTTAGGAACTCCGAATGCCTCTTACACAGCTATAATGGAAGCAGCTAAAATTGCAAATGCGGATGAATTTATTCAAAATTTACCAGAAAAATACAATACCAATATTGGTGATAGTGGAAACACACTTTCTGGAGGACAAAAACAACGTTTATCTATAGCTAGAGCAGTTTTAAAGAATCCACCGATTATGATTCTAGACGAAGCTACTTCTGCTCTAGATACAGAATCAGAACAACTGGTACAAATTGCTTTAGAAAAAATGATGCAAAACAGAACCTCGTTAGTGATTGCTCATAGGCTTTCTACAATTCAGAAAGCAGATAAAATTTTGGTCCTCAAAAAGGGTAAAATCGTTGAACAAGGTAAACACGAAGAATTGCTCGCTATACAAGGAGAGTACTTTAAATTGGTTTCAATGCAAAGCTTAGGCTAA
- a CDS encoding CCA tRNA nucleotidyltransferase gives MQKQLFKEAISSEIFRVISIASKQIEIESYVIGGFVRDFFLKRGSAKDIDIVAIGSGIDLAIKVSQLLPNKPKVQVFKTFGTAMLRFKDVEIEFVGARKESYSDDSRNPDVTEGTLQDDQNRRDFTINALALSLNDENFGELLDPFNGIKDLENKIIKTPLNPDITYSDDPLRMMRAIRFATQLNFIIEDESLSSIGENATRLEIITKERIVDELNKIMLSKKPSIGFLLLEKTGLLSQILPELIALKGVEEVEGQKHKDNFYHTLEVVDNIAENTNDVWLRWAALLHDIGKAPTKKFSKKVGWTFHAHEFVGSKMVHKLFKRLKMPLNNKMKFVQKMVLLSSRPIVLASEVTDSAVRRLVFDAGEDINSLMTLCEADITTKNPKKFKRYHHNFELVRIKIKEVEERDKVRNFQPPVTGEEIMKAFDLKPCREIGQIKEAIKEAILDGEIPNEHEASYSFMIEKGKQLGL, from the coding sequence ATGCAAAAACAGTTGTTTAAAGAAGCAATTTCATCAGAAATATTTAGGGTAATATCAATAGCATCAAAACAAATAGAAATTGAGAGTTATGTAATTGGTGGTTTTGTGCGCGATTTTTTCCTAAAAAGAGGATCGGCAAAAGATATTGATATAGTAGCAATAGGCAGTGGAATTGATCTGGCTATAAAGGTTTCTCAATTACTACCCAACAAACCGAAAGTGCAAGTTTTTAAAACGTTTGGAACAGCAATGTTGCGTTTTAAAGATGTTGAAATTGAATTTGTTGGGGCAAGAAAGGAATCATATTCGGATGATAGTAGAAATCCAGATGTAACCGAAGGAACCTTGCAAGATGATCAAAATAGACGCGATTTTACAATCAATGCATTAGCGTTAAGTTTGAATGATGAGAATTTTGGCGAGTTATTAGATCCTTTTAATGGAATTAAAGATTTAGAAAATAAAATTATAAAAACTCCTCTAAATCCTGATATAACCTATTCTGATGATCCTTTAAGAATGATGCGCGCAATTCGTTTTGCAACACAGTTAAATTTTATAATTGAAGACGAATCCCTTTCATCAATAGGTGAAAATGCTACTAGACTTGAGATAATAACAAAAGAGAGAATTGTTGATGAATTGAATAAAATCATGTTATCAAAAAAACCATCAATTGGTTTTCTATTATTAGAAAAAACAGGTTTATTATCACAGATTCTTCCTGAATTAATTGCTTTGAAAGGAGTGGAAGAGGTTGAAGGTCAAAAACATAAAGATAATTTTTATCATACCTTAGAAGTTGTAGATAATATTGCTGAAAACACAAACGATGTTTGGTTAAGATGGGCAGCTTTATTGCATGATATAGGCAAAGCACCTACTAAAAAGTTTAGTAAAAAAGTGGGTTGGACCTTTCATGCGCATGAATTTGTTGGCTCTAAAATGGTTCATAAATTATTCAAACGTTTAAAAATGCCATTGAATAATAAGATGAAGTTTGTTCAGAAAATGGTATTGCTAAGTTCGCGTCCAATTGTATTAGCCTCAGAAGTTACAGATTCTGCTGTAAGACGTTTAGTTTTTGATGCAGGTGAAGATATTAATTCTTTAATGACACTTTGTGAAGCAGATATAACAACAAAAAATCCAAAGAAGTTTAAACGGTATCACCATAATTTTGAGCTAGTAAGAATTAAAATTAAAGAAGTAGAAGAGAGAGATAAAGTTAGAAATTTTCAACCACCAGTTACTGGAGAAGAAATTATGAAGGCTTTTGATTTAAAACCTTGCAGAGAAATTGGTCAAATAAAAGAAGCGATAAAAGAAGCCATTTTAGATGGTGAAATTCCAAATGAACATGAGGCTTCCTATAGTTTTATGATTGAAAAAGGAAAGCAGTTAGGGTTGTAA